In one window of Agromyces badenianii DNA:
- a CDS encoding epoxide hydrolase family protein, with the protein MTAVQRFELHVSDEVVDDLRARLARTRLLDDSPRKPPSGMSSAYLRELIDEWIDWDWRARESWLNGHPQFIAQIDDAAVHFVHRRSGRADAPAVLIMHGWPHTFALQLEFADRLPDFDVVVASLPGFAFSSPYAEGPMSERRLAATMHALMTEVLGYERYITYGEDVTANVSDLIAASYPGHVAGIVATHAHFPTSDERAALTESGEVAFFAGLAERHETDGAYGHVQATRPDTLATALNDSPAGLLAWLAEKLVEWSDTPPGDPRAVERRISREQILTEAMIYWVTQTIGSSFRPYFEGADQPDPIPPTSVPAAVFIQRHEAAYPESLARRHYLDLRVFDRLPQGGHFTAAEVPDELAARLREFVGSLG; encoded by the coding sequence ATGACTGCAGTGCAGCGGTTCGAACTCCACGTTTCCGATGAAGTCGTCGACGATCTGCGCGCCCGCCTCGCTCGCACCCGCTTGCTCGACGACTCGCCGCGCAAGCCGCCCTCGGGCATGAGCTCGGCATACCTGCGCGAGCTCATCGACGAGTGGATCGACTGGGACTGGCGCGCCCGCGAGTCGTGGCTCAACGGGCATCCGCAGTTCATCGCGCAGATCGACGACGCGGCCGTGCACTTCGTGCACCGGCGATCAGGGCGAGCGGATGCCCCGGCGGTGCTCATCATGCACGGCTGGCCGCACACCTTCGCACTGCAGCTCGAGTTCGCCGACCGCCTGCCCGACTTCGATGTCGTGGTCGCGAGCCTGCCGGGCTTCGCATTCTCGTCGCCCTACGCCGAGGGCCCGATGTCGGAGCGACGGCTCGCCGCGACGATGCACGCACTCATGACCGAGGTGCTCGGCTACGAGCGATACATCACTTACGGCGAAGACGTCACGGCCAACGTGAGCGACCTCATCGCGGCGAGCTACCCCGGCCACGTCGCCGGCATCGTCGCCACGCACGCGCACTTTCCCACGAGCGACGAGCGCGCCGCCCTCACTGAATCGGGCGAAGTCGCGTTCTTCGCCGGGCTCGCCGAGCGGCACGAGACCGACGGCGCCTACGGGCACGTGCAGGCGACCCGGCCCGACACGCTCGCCACGGCGCTCAACGACTCCCCCGCCGGGCTGCTCGCCTGGCTGGCCGAGAAGCTCGTGGAGTGGAGCGACACGCCGCCGGGCGATCCGCGCGCGGTCGAGCGGCGCATCTCGCGCGAGCAGATCCTCACTGAGGCGATGATCTACTGGGTCACCCAGACGATCGGGTCGTCGTTCCGCCCGTACTTCGAGGGCGCCGACCAGCCCGACCCGATTCCGCCGACCTCGGTGCCCGCGGCGGTGTTCATCCAGCGGCACGAGGCGGCGTATCCCGAGTCGCTCGCTCGCCGGCACTACCTCGACCTGCGCGTGTTCGACCGCCTGCCGCAGGGCGGCCACTTCACGGCCGCCGAGGTGCCCGACGAACTCGCGGCACGCCTGCGCGAGTTCGTTGGGTCCCTGGGCTGA
- a CDS encoding dihydrofolate reductase family protein codes for MRKISVTNNISLDGVMQAPLSADEDTRGGFTLGGWALGGSSDPELGAEMAEGMANTGAMLFGHRTYDHMEAFWPHQTDGNPFTEHLNTTEKFVVTRDPSLELGWQNSTVVAGDAVETVAELKAGDAGDLSILGSGELVRALASARLIDEYVLIIHPVLLGSGQRMFEGVHQQLRLVSSLATSTGITLARYAPAN; via the coding sequence ATGCGCAAGATCTCCGTGACGAACAACATCTCGCTCGACGGCGTCATGCAGGCGCCCTTGTCTGCCGACGAAGACACCCGCGGCGGCTTCACCCTCGGCGGCTGGGCGCTCGGTGGCAGCAGCGACCCCGAGCTCGGCGCCGAGATGGCCGAGGGCATGGCGAACACCGGCGCCATGCTCTTCGGCCACCGCACCTACGACCACATGGAGGCCTTCTGGCCCCACCAGACCGACGGCAACCCCTTCACCGAGCACCTCAACACCACCGAGAAGTTCGTCGTGACCCGCGACCCCTCACTCGAACTCGGTTGGCAGAACTCCACCGTCGTCGCGGGCGACGCCGTCGAGACGGTCGCCGAGCTCAAGGCGGGGGATGCCGGTGACCTCTCGATCCTCGGCAGCGGCGAGCTCGTGCGCGCTCTCGCGTCGGCGAGGCTCATCGACGAGTACGTGCTGATCATCCATCCGGTGCTGCTCGGCAGCGGCCAGCGCATGTTCGAGGGAGTGCACCAGCAGCTGCGACTCGTGAGCAGTCTCGCGACGTCGACGGGCATCACGCTGGCCCGGTACGCGCCCGCGAACTGA
- the glsA gene encoding glutaminase A, with the protein MAGQLRDPVRHMLESVLDDVRALSTGAVASYIPELAMVDPERLGAALVSTHGVVHETGDSDAEFTIQSVSKPFVFALAVDALGLAEVTRHVGLEPSGEPFNAISLEATSGRPLNPMINAGAIVTTSLMRGDTAEEKFALVRAGLERFAGRDLTVDDDVFTSEASTGDRNRALAYLTRSAGTLASTAEVATTAYFRQCSLTVNARDLAIMAATLATGGVNPVTGERVISEDAARWTMAVMTSCGMYDASGDWLVRVGLPAKSGVGGGIVAVQPGQFGIGTFSPRLDERGNSVRGVATLELLSERHGLHMLQHHGAPLSPIASLKRDGADTVAMLRGEIFFAGAEEVLTRLSPFVSDEGCLVLDFSGVTRVGDGSKPVFATAPTLVGLAPDGHARVVVRDPEGVLGE; encoded by the coding sequence ATGGCCGGCCAACTGCGGGACCCGGTTCGTCACATGCTCGAGTCGGTGCTCGACGATGTGCGAGCGCTGAGCACCGGCGCGGTCGCCTCCTACATCCCCGAGCTCGCGATGGTCGACCCCGAGCGGCTCGGCGCAGCGCTCGTCAGCACCCACGGCGTGGTGCACGAAACCGGCGACAGCGACGCCGAGTTCACGATCCAGTCGGTGTCGAAGCCCTTCGTGTTCGCGCTCGCGGTCGACGCGCTCGGTCTCGCCGAGGTGACCCGGCATGTCGGCCTCGAGCCGAGCGGCGAGCCGTTCAACGCCATCAGTCTCGAAGCGACATCCGGCCGCCCCCTGAACCCGATGATCAATGCCGGCGCGATCGTGACGACCTCCCTCATGCGCGGCGATACGGCCGAGGAGAAGTTCGCCCTGGTGCGCGCGGGACTCGAGCGCTTCGCGGGCCGCGACCTCACGGTCGACGACGACGTGTTCACCTCCGAGGCATCCACCGGCGACCGCAACCGGGCGCTCGCCTACCTGACCCGCTCGGCGGGCACGCTCGCGTCGACGGCCGAGGTGGCGACGACCGCCTACTTCCGCCAGTGCTCGCTCACCGTGAACGCCCGCGACCTCGCGATCATGGCCGCGACGCTCGCGACCGGCGGCGTGAACCCGGTGACGGGCGAACGCGTGATCAGCGAAGACGCCGCCCGCTGGACCATGGCCGTCATGACGAGCTGCGGCATGTACGACGCGTCGGGCGACTGGCTCGTGCGCGTCGGACTGCCGGCGAAGAGCGGCGTCGGCGGCGGCATCGTGGCGGTGCAGCCCGGGCAGTTCGGCATCGGCACGTTCAGCCCCCGCCTCGACGAGCGCGGCAACAGCGTGCGCGGCGTCGCGACGCTCGAACTGCTGTCGGAACGCCACGGCCTGCACATGCTGCAGCACCACGGCGCACCCCTCTCGCCGATCGCGTCGCTCAAGCGCGACGGCGCCGACACCGTGGCCATGCTGCGCGGCGAGATCTTCTTCGCCGGCGCCGAGGAGGTGCTCACCCGTCTCTCCCCCTTCGTGAGCGACGAGGGATGCCTCGTGCTCGACTTCTCGGGCGTGACCCGGGTCGGCGACGGGTCGAAGCCCGTGTTCGCGACGGCGCCGACGCTCGTGGGGCTGGCGCCCGACGGGCACGCGCGCGTGGTCGTGCGCGATCCCGAGGGCGTGCTCGGCGAGTGA
- a CDS encoding DUF1905 domain-containing protein — protein MRIRFTAEIYEWSARRNWFFVDVPPEPSADISDRPRMPRGFGSVRVIATIGGTTWSTSIFPSGDTYALPIKKAVLKAEGVGQGDEITVDLDALDG, from the coding sequence ATGCGTATCCGCTTCACCGCCGAGATCTACGAATGGTCGGCGCGCAGGAACTGGTTCTTCGTCGACGTTCCGCCCGAGCCGAGCGCCGACATCTCAGACCGGCCGCGGATGCCTCGTGGCTTCGGCTCCGTGCGCGTGATCGCGACGATCGGCGGCACGACGTGGAGCACCTCGATCTTTCCCAGCGGCGACACCTACGCGCTGCCGATCAAGAAGGCGGTGCTGAAGGCCGAGGGCGTCGGTCAGGGCGACGAGATCACGGTCGACCTCGACGCGCTCGACGGGTAG